CGAGTATGACAAGAGCGCTTCCAACCCGGTCACAATTCTCTACGAGAAGCTGCGCGAGACCGCTTTCAAGAAGCACACTTACGCGCACACAACTCTGGGCTATATCGCCGACATCCAGGACATGCCAAACCAGTACGACTACAGCTGGCAATTCTACAATCGGTACTATCGCCCCGAGTACACCACCATCGTGGTAGTCGGCGACGTAACGCGCGCAAACGCCCTGGCGATGACCAGAAAATATTTCGGCGACTGGAAGCGCGGCAACTACGTGCCGCAGATTCCATCCGAGCCGGAACAGAAAGAGCCGCGCACGGCCCATGTTGATTGGGCCTCCCCAACCCTGCCGTATCTGGTCGTAGCTTTTCGCGGCCCGGCCTTTTCGGATGAGAGCAAAGACAAAGCCGCCCTTGATCTCCTCGCTTCAATCGCCTTCGGAGAGAACTCAGACCTTTATCAAAAGCTGGTGCTGAAAGAACAGAAGGTGGATTTCATCAGCGCTTCGTTCGATGACTCGATTGACGGCGAGTTATTCTCGGTTTTTGCGCGCGTTAAGGATCAGAAAGATGTCGATCACGTGCGTGATGAAATTCTCCAGACCTTCAAACGCTATTCAACTGAGATGGTCCCGCAGAAGGAACTTGATGACACTCGCTCGCGCACGCGTTACGGCCTGGCAATGGTAATGAACAGTTCAGAAGCCATCGCGGGCATCTTGGCGCCCTACATCGCGCTTAAGCGCACGCCTGAGACGCTGAACAAATTGTTCGATGTTTACACGCAGATCACTCCGGAAGATGTCCGCAGTACTGCGGCAAAGTATTTCGTTGACCGAAATCGCACCATCGTGACTTTAGCGACGGACAAGAAAAAGGAGGCGGGCAAATAATGGATCGCATCGAGCTGTTTCGCCCGATCCGCCACCCCCTGCTGGCCGTTCTTGCCGGCGCTTTAATTGTCACCTCCGCTTCAATCGCACCTCTGATGGCTCAACAAAGAAGAAAACCAATTCCGGCAGTGCCGAACGCGGTCCTTCAACCCAATCGCTCGCCGCTAATCAGCTTCCGTATCCTTTTTATGACGGGTTCGGCTTTCGACCCGCAAGATAAAGAAGGGCTGGCGGCTTTGACGGCTGCGATGCTGGCGGAAGCCGGTTCGCGGCAGATGTCTTACGAACAGATTCAGGACGCGTTCTATCCGATGGCCAGCGACTTCGATTGGCAGATTGATAAAGAGATGACGGTCTTTACCGGGACCACACATCGGGACAATCTGGATCGGTACTATTCGATCATCAGTCAGATGTTGCTCGATCCGGGTTTTCGGCAGGAAGACTTCACGCGCTTGAAAGCGGACGCGATCAACTTCCTAAAGGTCTCGTTACGCGAAGCCAACGATGAGGAGCTGGGCAAAGAACAGCTTTACAACATCATCTACGCCGGCCACGCCTATGGTCATCACAACATTGGCCGGCTATCGTCACTCGAGCGATTGACGCTTGATGACGTGCGCGCCTTTTACAGCCAAAACTTCACGCGCGCGAATCTGGTTTTGGGGCTGGCGGGTGGTTATCCGCGAACCTTTGTCGGGAAAGTGCGCGCGGATTTCAACAAACTGCCGGCGGGTAAGCCCAGCACTGCGAAGTTTCGAGCGCCCACGGTCGCGCCCGGGATGCGCATTGAGATCGTCAAGCGCGAAACAATTTCGACGGCCATCTCGCTGGGTTTCCCCATCTCGGTAAATCGCAGTCATAAGGACTGGCCGGCGCTGGCGCTCATCACTTCATATCTGGGCCAGCATCGTTCGAGCAGCGCGTATCTCTATCAGCGTTTGCGTGAATTGCGGGGATTGAATTACGGCGATTACGCTTACATAGAATATTTTCCGCGCGGCATGTTTCAGTTCCAGCCCGATCCGAACCTGGGCCGCCAGCAGCAAATTTTCCAAATCTGGATTCGCCCGGTCGAGCCGCAGAACGGTCACTTCACCCTGCGTGCGGCGCTTTACGAATATGACAAGCTAATGCGGAACGGAATGACGCCGGACGATTTCGAATCGACGCGACAGTTTCTGATGAAGTTCGTCAATATCCTGACGGCCACGCAGGACGCGCAGCTCGGTTACGCGCTAGACAGCCGCTACTACAAGATTAAGGACTTTCCGGCGTACATGCGCGAGCAGCTCGCGAAGTTGACCCTGGCCGACGTCAACCGCGCGCTGAGAACGCATCTGAAATCTGACGCGATGCGCGTCGCGATTATCACGAAGGACGCGGAAGGCTTGAGCCAGGCGATCCTCAGCAACAAACCTTCGCCGATTACCTACAACGCGCCGAAGCCGAAAGAGATCACCGACGAAGACAAAGTGATCGAGCGTTACCAGATCGCCGTGAAGCCGGAAAACGTTACGATTGTGCCGGTGGATCGAGTGTTTCAGTGAGCTAAAGCAGTGAGCTGTGGGCAGTGAGCTGTGGGCGGTGAGCAGTGAGCGGTTTGTCAGTACCGGGAGCGGACCGGGGTCCGCGCGCGGGCATCCCGCGCGGGGTGGTGGTTGCGACCGGGTCATATAAACATTGAATGTCCGATCCCGTCGCTACCGCTCCGGGTGCTGACACAACGAAGCCGATGAATCTTAAAATAATCCACTTTGTATTGGCGCTTGCAGCCGTTTGCGCTCTAGCGGCCGTCGCGCCACAGTCAGCCGCCGCACAATCGCCTTACACACCCGTCACGAAATACGATCCGAAACGCGACGCCGCGCGCGACATTGATGACGCGGTCGCGGAAGCAAAACGCTCGAATCGAAGAATTTTGCTAATCGTGGGTGGCGAGTGGTGCAGCTGGTGTCACATCCTGGATAAATACTTTGGCGTTCAGCCCGATGTGAAGGCGCTGCGTGATAAGAACTTTGTGACTGTGAAGATTAATTTCAGTGACGAGAACCCAAACGAGGCAGTCCTGTCACGCTATCCACCGGCCGAAGGTTATCCGCACATTTTCGTGCTCGAGTCAGACGGAAAGTTTCTGCATTCTCAGGGTACGGGCGTGCTCGAAAGTGGAAATTCTTACGACCTGGAAAAGATGAATAACTTCCTGAAGCAGTGGGCGCCACCGGTCAAACCCGCAACCACGCCGTAACGCTTCAGTCTTTCGGCCGAACTCTCAATTAATCCACTTTGTTTCTGCCTGCGCCCGGCGACTCCTGTCCAGTCAACAGCGATGTAAAACTTTTGGCAACGGGACACGCGTGTCAATCGGATTAAACTAATGAAGCGCCGAAGGCCGCGACGGCTCTACCGCGCCGCAGTGCGGTGAGGCTTGCCTCAGTGTGGTGAGGCTTGCCGCACCGT
The nucleotide sequence above comes from Pyrinomonadaceae bacterium. Encoded proteins:
- a CDS encoding pitrilysin family protein, which codes for MKFLVIASLILCIPMVVMAQKASKFFAYEYTIDDLPNGLRLITVPTDYPNLVALYIVVRTGSRNEVEKGKSGYAHFFEHLMFRGSEKYTAEQREKIFKAAGAETNAYTSDDRTVYHATFSKEDLDKIMEMEADRFQRLKYTQEQYKTEAGAVRGEYDKSASNPVTILYEKLRETAFKKHTYAHTTLGYIADIQDMPNQYDYSWQFYNRYYRPEYTTIVVVGDVTRANALAMTRKYFGDWKRGNYVPQIPSEPEQKEPRTAHVDWASPTLPYLVVAFRGPAFSDESKDKAALDLLASIAFGENSDLYQKLVLKEQKVDFISASFDDSIDGELFSVFARVKDQKDVDHVRDEILQTFKRYSTEMVPQKELDDTRSRTRYGLAMVMNSSEAIAGILAPYIALKRTPETLNKLFDVYTQITPEDVRSTAAKYFVDRNRTIVTLATDKKKEAGK
- a CDS encoding pitrilysin family protein; translated protein: MDRIELFRPIRHPLLAVLAGALIVTSASIAPLMAQQRRKPIPAVPNAVLQPNRSPLISFRILFMTGSAFDPQDKEGLAALTAAMLAEAGSRQMSYEQIQDAFYPMASDFDWQIDKEMTVFTGTTHRDNLDRYYSIISQMLLDPGFRQEDFTRLKADAINFLKVSLREANDEELGKEQLYNIIYAGHAYGHHNIGRLSSLERLTLDDVRAFYSQNFTRANLVLGLAGGYPRTFVGKVRADFNKLPAGKPSTAKFRAPTVAPGMRIEIVKRETISTAISLGFPISVNRSHKDWPALALITSYLGQHRSSSAYLYQRLRELRGLNYGDYAYIEYFPRGMFQFQPDPNLGRQQQIFQIWIRPVEPQNGHFTLRAALYEYDKLMRNGMTPDDFESTRQFLMKFVNILTATQDAQLGYALDSRYYKIKDFPAYMREQLAKLTLADVNRALRTHLKSDAMRVAIITKDAEGLSQAILSNKPSPITYNAPKPKEITDEDKVIERYQIAVKPENVTIVPVDRVFQ
- a CDS encoding thioredoxin family protein is translated as MNLKIIHFVLALAAVCALAAVAPQSAAAQSPYTPVTKYDPKRDAARDIDDAVAEAKRSNRRILLIVGGEWCSWCHILDKYFGVQPDVKALRDKNFVTVKINFSDENPNEAVLSRYPPAEGYPHIFVLESDGKFLHSQGTGVLESGNSYDLEKMNNFLKQWAPPVKPATTP